GTGAGCGTCTGGTGGCGGCCGTCGCGGCGGTCACCGACGACCCCGCACGTCGGATCGCGACCGTCGAACCTCTCACCGCGGCCGAACGCGAATTCCTCACCGGCCGAGCACATGCCGCCACGCCGACCGGGACCGAACCACTGCTCGCCGACCTGTTCACCGGGACGGTGGCGACGCACGGCGACCGTCCGGCGATCGCCGACGGCACGCGATCGCTCACCTATCGCGAACTCGATGCCTGGGTGTCGGAGACGGCGCGCACCCTCCGTGCCCGCGGCCTCGGCGGGGGCGACGCGGTCGCTGTGGTCGTCCCGCGCTCCATCGAATCGGTGGTCGCCATCTGGGCGGTGAGCCGCATCGGCGGGGTGTGCGTCCCCGTCGACGTCACCTACCCGGCGGCGCGCATCGAGCACGTGGTCGTCGGAGCACGGGCGACGGCGATCGGCCCGGACGACATCCCCGCACAGCCGGTAGAACCCGTTGTCCCGGAACCGGTCACACGTGTCTCGCCGGACTCCCTGGCATACGTCATCACGACATCGGGCACCACCGGCGTGCCCAACGTCGTCGGCGTCACCCATCGTGGCGTGCATCGTGTCGCCGGGCTCGGCGACGTGGAATCCGGTGACCGGGTGGGAATGGCGATCAGCCCCGGCTTCGACGCGACGTTCCACGACCTGCTGCTGCCGCTGGCCTCGGGTGCGACGCTCGTCGTAGTCCCGCCCGAGGTGGTCGGGGGACGCGAACTCGCCGATTTCCTCGACCGCACCCGGGTCAGCGTGTTCACCGCGACCCCGTCGGTGATGCGAACGATGCAACCGCAGTCGATCAGCTCGTTGCGACTGGTCTACATCGGCGGCGAGGCACTCCCGGCCGACCTCGCGGCGGCATGGTCGGGACGGGCGCAGGTCCGCAACATCTACGGCCCCACCGAGACGACGGTGACGGTGTCCGCCAGCACCTACCGCCCGGGCGAGCCGGTGCGGCTGGGACATCCGCGGCCCGGGATCGGGGCCGAGGTCCTCGACACCCGACTGCGGCACGTCCCGCCCGGTGTGGTGGGCGAACTCTATGTCAGCGGAACCGGCGTCGCCCGTGGCTATCTGGGCGACCCGACACTGACCGCCGCGACCTTCGTCGCCGGAAGCGACGGGCGCCGTCGCTACCGGACCGGCGACCTCGTGCGATGGGATCGCGAGACCGGCGAACTGATCTACGTGGGTCGCGCCGACCGTCAGGTGAAGATCCGCGGCCAGCGCGTCGAGCCCGCCGAGATCGACGCCGTGCTCCTGCGCGCCGGAGCGGACCGATCGGTGACCGTGCTGCGGCCCGGGCCGGCCGGGCCGGCCCTCGTCTCCTATGTCGTCTCGCCGGTGCCCGCCGACCGCCTCGCGGACGTCTGCCGATCGTTGCTGCCGCGGCACATGGTGCCCGCCCGGATCGTCGAACTGGCCGAACTGCCGCTGAGTGGCGCGGGCAAGATCGATCAGCGACGACTGCCCGAGCCGACCTGGTCGGAATCGACCCGCGAACCCGAGACCCGCACGGAGACAACGGTCCGCGACGCCTTTCGGACGGTGCTGGGCGAACACGGCGTCGGCATGGACGACGACTTCTTCGCCCTGGGCGGCAACTCCCTGGCCCTGGTGCAGTTGCGCGACGAACTCACCCGGCACACTTCCGTCACCGTGGACGTCGCAGACCTCTTCACCCACCGCACGCCGGCCGAGGTGGCCCGCGTCGTCGACGCCACGTCCGAGGGGGAGGGCACCGGCGTCGACCACCGCGTCGTGCCGCTCTCGCGCACGGATGGCACCGAACCCGGCGTTCCGGAGTCCGGCACCCCGACGGTCTGGTGCGTGCACACCGCCACCGGGATCGTCGAACCGTTCCGGGCCTTCGGCGCGTCGCTGGATTCGGCTGTCGCATACGGTCTCCAGCTGCCCGAGCTCGTCGTCGCCGACCGTGACCTGCCCACGAGCCTCACCGAGATCGCGGCCCTGCACGTCTCGGCGGTTCGCAGGCGCCAGCCGTCCGGGCGCTACCACCTCGTCGGCTGGTCGCTGGGTGGTGTCATCGCGCACGAGATGAGCCGGCAACTCGTCGAGGCCGGCGAGGAGGTCGACGTACTGATGGTGCTCGACTCCCGGCCTCCCGGGGACCTGCACGAGGGGGCCGACGAGGAGCTGCTCGGCGAGGATCATCCGCTCCGGGCCGCGGCCGAACGCCATGACCCACAGACATTACGGCGGTTCGAGGATCGTTCCCGGACCCTCGCCGCCGCGGTGCGGTCCTACGAATTGGGTCCGGTGCCCGTGGGTAAGGTCATCTACGTTGCCGCCGAGGACAATCCGGACGTCGAGAGCTGGGCACGGGCCGTTCGGCCCGGTGTCGGGGCGCAGGCTCCGGTGGTAGAGGTGATCCCCGCCGGAGTGGCACACGCGCACTTGGGCAACCCCGACGTGATGCGTCGGCTGGCCAGGAGAATCGAGGAGGAATGGTGACCGGATCCGACCGGGACGCGGCGTCGGCGGGATTGTCGATCCTGTTCGTCTGCACGGGCAACATCTGCCGCTCGCCGATCGGCGAACGGGTGCTGACCGGGCTGGCCGACCGCATGCGGGCCGACGGGACGGATCTCGCGGTGACCTCGAGCAGTGCCGGCACCGGCGCGCTCAACGGTCAGCCCATCCACCCGCACTCCGCCGCGGTTCTCGCCGAACACGGCTACGATGCTTCGGGCTTCGAGTCCCGCTACCTGCGTCCGCCCATGCTGATGCAGTCCGACCTCGTGTTGTGCATGAGCCGAGAGCACCGTGCGGCCGCCCAGCAGATGGCGCCCGCCCGCTGGAAGCGCGTGTTCACCCTCACCGAGTTCGCCTTCCTCGTGGAGACCGGTACCCCGGAGGAGGACTGCACCCTCCCCGCGATCATGGCCGGGCGGGGACGCATCGATCCCAACTCGGCGCTCCTCGACATCGTCGACCCGATGGGCCGTCCGCGTGAGGACTTCGACCTGGTGTTCGGCGAGATCGAGCCGAAGGTCGAGACGGTCGCCAGGTGGCTGGCGGCGCAACGCATCACCGAGACGACAGGGGAGACCCGATGACCCGCCGCATCGCCGGAAACCGGGCGGTCCAGATTCTCGTTCTGATCGTGGTGCTCGTTGCCGCGGTCGTCGCCTGGCTCGCCTACTCGGCGCTGAAGGTGAAGGGCGACCTCGAGTCGGTCCGCTCCGACGCCTCGCGGGCCCGGGCCCTGATGCTCGACGGTGATCAGGCCGGCGCCTCGCAGGCCGCCGCCGCGGCCGCCGACAGCGCTCAGGCCGCCGCCGGCCGGTCCCACGGCATCGTGTGGTCGGCGGTGGCCGCGATCCCGGGGCTCGGATCGCCGTTGAAGTCGGTGCAGCAGATGAGCGACGCCGTCGAGGCGCTGTCCGCCGACGTGCTCCGCCCGGCCGCGGAGCTTGCCGGCGTACTGAACCCGGATCAGCTCCGGACCGGGAACACGGTGAACCTAAAGCTGTTACGTGAGGCGCAGCCAGGCCTCGCCGAGGTCGCCGGACGCTCGACCGAGGTGGCCGACGAGGTCGCGTCGATCGACCCGAGCTGGCTCGGCGTCGTCGCCGATGCGAGAACCCAACTCGCCGAACAGGTCGATGCCGCCGAGTCCACCCTGGTCGCCACCGACATCGCCGCCCGGCTCATCCCGCCGATGCTGGGTTCGGAGGGGCCGCGCAACTACTTCATGGCTTTCCAGACGCCGTCGGAGTCCCGCGGAACCGGCGGCCTCGTCGGCGGTTTCGGGCTGCTCAACGCGACCGGCGGACGGGTGACGGTTCCCGGGCTCGGTGCCAACTCGGAGTTCCGCGACCCGGCGACACCGAAGATCAACCTCGGGCCCGAGTACGACGCGATCTATTCCTACTACAAGCCCTACACCGACTTCCGCAACGGAAACCTCAGTGCCCACTTCCCGGACGCGGCGAAGATCTGGCTGGCCAACTGGCGCGCCCAGACCGGCCAGAAGCTCGACGGTGCGATCGCCCTCGACCCGATCGCGCTGAAGTACATCCTCGAGGTCGTCGGACCGGTGACGTTGCCCGGCGGGGAGAAGATCACCGCCGACAACGTCGTACCGATCACGCTGTCGACCTCGTACCAGCGGTTCGCCGACGACAACGAGGCCCGAAAGGTGTACTTGCAGTCCATCTCTGAGGCTGTGGTCAAGAAACTGATCACCTCGGGTGGGAGCACCCGCGACCTGCTCGAAGCGCTCGGACGCGGTGTCCACGAGCGCCGGATCATGGTCTACAGCACCACGCCTGCCGAGCAGGAGGTCCTCGAGACCACCAAGCTCGGGCATCAGATCTCCGACACCGATTCGCCGTATCTGCAGGTGGCGATCGGCAACGCGTCGGGCAGCAAGCTCGACTACTACCTCCGTCGCGAGATCGACTACACCTCAGGCGATTGCAGCGGTGACACCCGGGCGAGCACGATCACCGTCACGCTGACCAACACCCTCGACGAGACGACCGGGCTCACCGACTACGTCGCCGGTGGCCTCGGCACCGAACTGGCCGTGGACAAGGGCACGAACCTCGCCAACGTGGAGTTCCTCGCCACCAAGGGTGCGGTTCTCAAGGAGATGACCCTCGACGACGCCGGCGCCTTCTACGTCGAACAGACCCTGCACGGGCGGCCGTACTACTCGACCCGGGTCGGCATCGCACCGGGACGGAGCGCGACGATCACGCTGAAGATCGACGAGCCGACCGCCGCGGCGGGCGAGGCCGAGGTCCCGGTGCAGCCGCTGGTCGACGACCCGACCGTCACCGTCGACGTGCCCGCGTGCGGGCCGCGAGAGTGACCGTGCCCGCGTGCGGGCCGCGAGAGTGACCGTGCCCGCGTGCGGGCCGCGAGAGTGACCGTGCCCGCGTGCGGGACCCGTCAGTAGTAGTACGGGAAGTCGTCCCAACGCGGATCGCGCTTCTCCAGGAACGCATCCCGGCCCTCGACGGCTTCGTCGGTCATGTAGGCCAAGCGGGTCGCCTCACCGGCGAACACCTGCTGACCCATGAGGCCGTCGTCGGTGAGGTTGAAGGCGAACTTCAGCATGCGCTGCGCGGTGGGCGATTTGCCGTTGATCTTGCGGGCCCACTCGACGGCGGTGTTCTCCAGTTCGGCATGCGGGGCGACGCGGTTGACCGCGCCCATGCGGTGCATGGTCTCCGCGTCGTAGGCCTCGCCGAGGAAGAAGATCTCGCGGGCGAACTTCTGGCCGACCTGCTTGGCGAGGTAGGCGCTGCCGTAACCGGCGTCGAAGGAGCCCACGTCGGCGTCGGTCTGCTTGAACCGGGCGTGCTCGGCGGAGGCCAGCGTCAGGTCACACACGACATGCAGTGAGTGGCCGCCGCCGGCCGCCCATCCGTTGACCACCGCGATGACCACCTTGGGCATGGTGCGGATGAGTCGCTGGACTTCGAGGATGTGGAGTCGTCCGCCCTCGGCCTTGACCCGGGCCTCGTCGACGGAGTCGGCACCCGCCGCCACGACGTCGGTGTCGTGGCTGGTCGCGTACTGGTACCCGGAACGGCCGCGGATGCGCTGGTCGCCTCCGCTGCAGAAGGCCCACCCGCCGTCCTTGGGGCTCGGGCCGTTGCCGGTCAGGAGGATCGTGCCGACGTCGGGGGAGCGGCGGGCGTGGTCGAGTACCCGGTAGAGCTCGTCGACGGTGTGTGGGCGGAAGGCGTTGCGGACCTCCGGGCGGTCGAAGGCCACCCGCACGATGCCGTTCTCGCGACCCTCACCCGCGTGCCGGTGATAGGTGATGTCGGTGAGATCGGTGAACCCGGGCACCTGGGTCCACTGGGCCGGATCGAACGGCTGGTCGGCGGTCGTGGTGTCGTCGGTCGCGCTCATGCGCCCAGAGTAGTGATCGCAGACGGCCGAGCTCACGGCGGTCCGTCGGGTGCACGGGCGTCGGAATGGGTCAAAGGTCCTGATGAGTTCGCTTCCGGCGCGAACCGTATATGATGCGGGTTTTCAGCAAATTCCCAGTTCGCAATGCTTACATGGACCCATGAACACCTGGGGGTGGATTGTCGTCGGTGTGGCCGGCTGGTGCGTACTGGCCGCGGTCGTAGCCGTGATCGTGGGGCGGGCGGTACGGCTTCGGGACGAGAAGGAGCGCGGGCCGCGTGGTGTCCCGGATTTCGTCCCCGGCCCCCCGCACGGGTTCGTCCAGCACGGCGTGTGCATCGACCTGGACTCACACCGTCGCTCCGACCGGGACGATCCGAGCGGCGACGGGGAGCACCAGTCCGGCCGCTGAATCGGTGTTCTTATACGGTTGACCGGTGAGTGAAGCGAACGATCGTGCTGTGGAAACCGTCGAGGAAGACCCGCACGAGGGTGGTTTCCGGCCTCATGCGGCCATCACCACCGAGCGCGGTGGCCCGCGGTACGGGGAGTTCAGCGAACAGGTCCGGCTGCTCATGGACAACGCACGCTACGCGTGCCCCGACGACGAGCTCGTCGACGAACTCATCGAGCACCTCACCGCCGTCAACGAGCGCCTCGCCACGGTTCGCATCGACGAGTGGCATTCGCCTGCCGGCACCCGCATCGACCTGCCGTCCCGCGGCAACATCACCCTCCCGCCCTACGAGGTCGTCGAGGCCTCCGAGGACGGCGTCGTCGCCGAACTGGTCTTCCGCGACTTCCACCTCGGCGGCAACGCCGCCGCACACGGTGGACATGTCGCCGTCGCCTTCGACGACATCGGCGGCTACGCCTCGGCCGTGGCGATCCAGCATGTCAGCCGCACCGCCTACCTGAACGTCCAGTACCGCTCGATCACCCCGCTGAACACGACGCTGCGCGTGCGCGCCTGGGCGGAGAAGATCGAGGGCCGCAAGGTGTTCATCAAGGGCACCATGCATGACGGGGACCGGTTGTGCGCCGAGATGGACGCCCTGTTCATCAAGCTCAAACCCGGCCAGGCCTAGTCCGGCTGTCGAACCCGGCCTGTCCGTCCGGGTAGCCGGTCAGCCCGGGAGCCGGCGGCTGCGAACGGTCGGCGATGCCGACCGCGAGACCCGGAGTGCGATGGTGACGGCCTCGTTGTCGTCGACCGGGCACAGCTCGTCCATCTCACGCCGAAGGCCGGCGAGAACGTCGCCGTGGTTGCCCGACAGTGTGCGCGCCGTCGTCTCGTCCAGGGCGTACAGGAACGCGGGCGTCATGGGGTGGACGGCGTACCCGAGCTGCTCTGCGACGGCCCAGAGCTGTTCGACGACGAGTCCGGCTCGCAGGTAGTCCGCCGGCGTCCGTCCGCGCTGGACCAGCAGCAGGATTCCCGACGCCGAGACGACCCGTGCCGCCGCGTCGGCGCCCAGTGCGGCACCACCGCCCCATTCGTCCAGCAGAGACATCACATCGGCGCGACGGAGCACGTCGAGCATCCCGGCCATCGCCGGCGGCAGGTCGAGGGAGGCGATGTCGATCCCGGCGCCCTCCGCGGGGTCGGCGGTGAGTTCGGCGAACATCTCGCGGTGCAGCTCCGGAGTCAGGAAGCGTACCCGATCGGAGCGATCGGCGATCGAGGCGAAGGTCGTGATCCGCGCGCGGTCGGCGAGCGGCACGAGGCGGGTGATCTCGGTGTCGGCCACGTCGGCGAGACGGGTCAGATCGTCGTCACCGAGCGGTGAACCGTTCCCGGGCCCACGCCGGGTGCCCCGCGCCAGCAGTGTGCGGAGTTCGCGCTCGTACTCGGGGGCGTGCACGCCCGCACCGAGGCCCTTGAGCCGCACCCGTCCGAGGATCGTCCGATCGTCCGCGACGACGTCGATGTCGTCGAGTACGCCGCGACTCGCCGCGGCCACGCGGGCATTGTGCAGGGCGGCACCCACCGCGACTGCCGAGGCGCGGTGCTCGACGTCGAGCGTCGAGGTGCGGGACCGGTCCAGGGTGATGGTCACGGAGTCCTCGTCGGCGGTGATCTGCCACGGCTGCTGGTTGCCCGCCGACGGCGCGCGGCTCGCTGCGTGCGTGATGAGCTCGAGGTCGGACATCTCCTCGACCGGGAGCTCACGGTCTGCCGACCCGGCGGCCGCGCCGACGTTGTCGAGAGCACGGTCGAGGGGATCGGTGAGGCCGTCGAGCCAGGTGTCGCGGTCGAAGCGCACGCGTCCCGATGGCAGCGGCCTGCCCTGGACGAGGCGGCGGACCGCGGCGGCGACCGTCGCGCCCCCGAGGAGGACGTCGCCGGCGAGCTGCGGCCAGGCGGTGACCGTGTGACCGAGCTCGATCGCCGACGCGGCCATCGGCGCGGTGACCCTCGCCGGTTCGAGCACCTTGACGGCCAGCGGCGTCAGGTGCGCGCGGTCCAGGCCCACGAGGTCCTCCATGTCGAGGTCGCCCGCGAGGCCGTGGAACAGTGGGCGCTCCGGCTCGAGGTCGAAGCGCTCCACGTCCAGGGTCCCGCCGTCGCTCGTCTCCATCAGCACCGGGATGCCCAGCTCGCGGCACCGGTGCCGGACCAGCACCTTCACGTCGAAGGAATCGCATTCCTCGACGACGAGGTCGAGGCCGGCGAGGAAAGCGTCGATGTTCTCGGATGTTATGCCGTCCGAAAACACCGAGGTCGTCAGATACGGATCGATCTCGGAAATCCGACGAGAAGCCACCACGGCTTTGTTCACGTCGATATCCAGCAATGTTGCCGGAATTCGATTCATATTGGTCAGTTCGAGATCGTCGAAATCGGCCAGGCGTAATTCGCCGGCCAGTCCTTCGAGCGTCAGGGTGAGGGCGATGGCGTGACCCACGCTCAATCCGATGACACCGATGCGGAGTTTCGCCGCGGCATCGAGATCCGCGGCGGTCAGCTTATGCCGGTTGCGGTCCAGTCGAAGGCGACGGAAAGACAGCGGACCGGGGATCTTCACCAGTGACTTCCGCCAGGGAAAGTACGCGAAACGAGGATTCTCGGCCCGGAGCGCGGGGTCGCCCGCAGGGAGGATCTCGTCGAGCGCTCGGGCGGTCTGCACGGTCATGTCGGTCACGTCGATCGAGTCGTCGTGGACCAAGGAAACCGGGACTTCGGACTCGGAGTAGAGGACGGCGGCGGTGGCCGGCACAGAGCGCATACCTCATCGTGGCCTACTCGACTACGTGTCGCCAACCGGACCGATAGGCGCCGAATCCGGAGGAAAACGCGCTCGTGAGCCTGCACAAAAACGCGCTTATGGCAACATAACACGCGGGGTCAGGGGAGATCACGCGACAAATTCCTCCTTTTCGGAAGGTGCAATGCTGCGATGAAAACGATGAAAACCGCCGGTGAGGCGAGTCGAACGGGCGTTCTGCATGCCACCGCCCGAGAGGTGGGGTCGGACTACACGGTCATCGCGGCCGCGCCCGGCCGTGAGAGGGCGTTGTGGGATCGGTACCTGAACGGGGCCGCCGCATCGTACGAACGGCACGGCTGTGCCGCCGCGCTCGACTACGACGAGGTCTCGACGGGAGCGGGAACGGCACTGTTCTTCGCTGTCCTCGACGACGCCGACCAGGTCCGGGGCGGTCTGCGTGTCCAGCCGCGGTTCAGCGCGGCGGCCCAGTCGCATGCGCTGGTCGAGTGGGCCGGACAGCCCGGTCAGGTGCAGCTGGTGAACGCGATCGAGTCGCGCCTTGCCGGCGGAATCGTCGAGGTCAAGACGGCCTGGGTGGACGAGAGGTCGCCGATCGCGCGGTCGGTGGCGGGCCAGCTCTCGCGGCTGGGCCTGGTGATCATGGAGATGTCGGGCACCGACCACATGATGGCGACCGCGGCCGACCATGTGCTGCGGCGCTGGCAGTCGGGCGGTGGGCGCGTCGACGAATCCGTGCCGCCGACCCCGTTCCCCGACGAGCGGTATCGTACGCGCCTCATGTGGTGGGACCGTGCACGCATCCGCGAGCACACCTCTCCCGAGACGTGGCGTCGGATGCGAATGGAAGCCGACATCCTGCAGACTCCGGGGGCGCCTCAGCTCCTGCCCGGACGTGTCTCCATCTCGACGAAGTCCGCCGGACGCTGGTAGAAGACCTCGTACAGGGTCGCCGACGGAGGCGAGGCCGGCGGATCCTCGGCGGCGTGGGAGCTCAACGTGCCGTCGTTCCACACGATCGGATCGATCGTGTCGATGACCGTCGTGTCGCGGCCGCTCTCCTTCGCCCGGTAGACGCATTCGTCGGCGCGACCCAGCAGGCTGCCGACGACGTCGTCGGTCGAGTGGGCACTTCCGTTCCGCGAGGACATCAGCGGTGCGCAGACACCACCGACGCTGACCGTCACCGGTGCGGTCGCGGCGACGGCGGCGCGGAGGCGCTCGGCGCAGCGCCAGAGCTCTTCCTGGTCACGGACGACGTGGAAGAGGAGGAACTCCTCGCCCCCGTAGCGGCACACCTCGGAACCGACCGGTGCGTGCTCGCGGATGGCCGCGGCGGCGGTGAGCAGGACGCCGTCGCCGGCGAGGTGCCCGTATTCGTCGTTGATCCGCTTGAAGTGGTCGACGTCGAGCAACAGGATCCCGATCCATCCTGTCGAGGACCGGGCGGCCGACAGCAACTGCGATGCCCGGATGAGGAATCCGCGACGGTTGAGCAGGCCGGTCAACGGGTCGATCCCGCAGAGTCGGGTCTGCTGATCGAGAACGGCCTCCATCGATTTCCGGAGCGCCACCACGAGGAACACCGGGACGACGATGACCCCGAACATCGCGCCGAAGCTGATCATGAAGGTGGGAACGGAGCGCGCGAGGACCGCGAGGACGACCGCGGTGCACGCACTGGCCAACGCCAGATGAGACAGGATGAGCCGGGGCGAGGCGGTGATGGCGCCGATCGCCGGGATGACGGCCACGATGGCCAGCACCAGGGCCGCGGTCAGGGGATCGGCGAGGATCAGCGACGTGCCGCCGATGCCGGCGATTCCGAGACCGCCGAGGACAGCGAACTCCGGGTCGGTCAGCCGGCGACGCAAAGCGGTGACGGCGAAGATCAGGGCGATGAACGTCCAGATGGCCATCAGGAGAACCATCTTGCCGGGCTTGATGGTGTGGGGTGCGAGTAGGGCGATGAGCGGCAGGGGCAATACGCCACCGGTACTGATCAGCGTTGCCATGGAGCGCGCGTCGTAGCGCCGCATCACATTCCTGATCAAGGCCATACGCCGGGACCGCTTTCCGTCGCTTTGACCGCGCATGCGGTCACGGACACTCCGAACATCGGGATTTGCGAAAACAAAATCGTAACCGGAACGAACGAATCCTTCAGTGGCATCGCACCCAGGAGTTGCGGCTACCTTACCAGCCGTTTTCTAGCCTTTCTAATTGTTCGCCGAGATCTGAGGAAAGGGAAAGTGTCGGCGAACAGCGTCGTCTGTTACCCGGACCCCGGAATATTACGGCCGGGCGGTCGCTCGTGCTCGCCGGCGTGATTGCCGACACCATCGAACCGGTCGAATTCCTCCGGCCGAATCCGCAGTTCTTCGGCCGCGACCCGCGCGGCTGGTGCGCTACGGAACCGTGGGTCGGCGAGTAAAGTCTCGCCCACGGTGGGACGTGGCGATCAGGCCGCGGCCGGGGGGATCGGACGAGACAGATGATGGAGTGTTGAAGCGCGACGCAACGGTGATCGCGGTCTCGGTCGACCCCTATCACCGCGCTGTCGTCGCCTACGGGTACCAGGCCACCGTGTCGAACGCCGAACTGTTCGTCGAGCAGGTCTTGATGCCGATCAGTCCGCGCGCCCGGTTCGACCGCCGCTCGGACCTGCAGTGGCTGATCTCCCTCTCCGCCCACGACGGCGGCCACGACGCGCTCATCGACGCGACCCGGCGCAAACTCGGCGCGCACACCGTCAGCGACGGCGATCGCAGCACCTTCCTCGACGTCTGCATGGGTGTCGCCGTGGGTGCGGACCTCCGTGCCATCGCCGACGAGACCGACCTGGTGCGGCACGCCGACGCCGCCCTGTGCGTCGCGCTCACTCGGCGTGTGCACGTCGAGTTCGCGCACCCGAGCATGGTGCGGCAGATCAGCGCGGAGGTCGATCTCGCGGCCTGGCTCACCCGGTCGGTGGAGCGCGACTTCTCGGTCTTCTATCAACCGATCGTCGCGATGGCGGACCGGCGGGTGGCGGGTTACGAGTCGCTGCTGCGGTGGCACACCGAATTCGGGGTTCTCGCCCCCGATGCGTTTCTCGCAGTGGCCGAGGGCATCTCGCTGCTCGCGCCGATCGGACGGCACGCCATCGGGGAGGCCATCCGCGATCTGGCCACCGACATCTCCGAGACGGCTGGGGACGAGGCCTTCGTCTCGCTCAACCTCTCGGGGCAGCAGCTCTCCGACGAGGGTCTCGTCTGCTACATCGACGGCCTGATCCGCGACCACCGCGTCGACCCGGCGCGGGTGTGGATCGAGGTCCGCGAGGATCAGGTGGTCCGGTTGGAGACCTCGGCGGCCCGGACCGTCAACGGCCTGCACGACCTCGGGTGCACGATCTGCGTCGACGACCTCGGGGCCGGTTTCTCGGCCCTCCGCTACGTCCGCGATCTGCCCGTCGACGTCCTGAAGGTCGATCGCACACTGATCGCCCAACTTGCGCACAGTCATTCCGATCGTGCTGTGGTGCGTGCGATCTCGGAGATGGCGGCGGCTACCGGGCTGCGGATGGTGGCCGAGGGCATCGAGAGTGACGATGTGCTGGAAGTGCTGGCGGAGTTCGGCTTCGACTACGCGCAGGGATTCTTCTTCGGCCGGCCCGAACCGCTGGCCACCTGGGTGGGCCGGTAGTCCCGCGTCCGAGCGGCCGACGACGATGCGCCGAACGGCCGGTGCGCCGACCCCGGCGCACCGGCCGCCCGTGGTGTTCCCCGATGACGTTCGAGGAGCAGGGTTTTCGGATTACGTGACAGTCCCGGTCTCGATCTCCTGCTGCCTGTTGATGCTCTCCACCTCGATGCGGCGTGGCTTGGCCTTCTCGGCCACCGGGATGGTCACGGTGAGCACGCCGTTGTCGTAGCGGGCGGAGATGCCGGCACTGTCGATGGAGTCACCGAGGGTGACCTGGCGTCGGTAGGTTCCGGAGAACCGTTCGCTGGCCAGCCACTGGACGCCCTCGTCGGATGGGGCAGATCGCTGAGCGGACAACGTGAGTACGCCGTTGTCGACGCTCACGTCGATCGAGCCCGGGTCGGCGCCCGGCAGGTCGGCGACGAGCATGTAGTGGTCGTCGACCTTGTAGAGGTCCAAGGGCATGAACTTGGGAGTACGCGCGGTTCCGGCAGCCGAACCGGTCAGCATGCCCCGGGCCCAGGCATCCATGTCGGAAAACGGATCGAAACGCAGCACAGCAGTTCACCTCCTGTCTTACAAGGCTGCCCGCCACTCGTCCGGCGAGCAGCTCAACGCTGTACTGACACCGAAGATAGCACCGGATTCCGCGCTCGTCTAGCACTCTCGGGTAGTGAGTGCTAAAACATTCCCGGGCGGTGGTCGCCGGCCCGGATCAGCCGAGTTCGGTTGTGTCGATGGTGAATCCGGCGTCGCGGAGGCGATCGAT
The sequence above is drawn from the Gordonia rubripertincta genome and encodes:
- a CDS encoding 1,4-dihydroxy-2-naphthoyl-CoA synthase is translated as MSATDDTTTADQPFDPAQWTQVPGFTDLTDITYHRHAGEGRENGIVRVAFDRPEVRNAFRPHTVDELYRVLDHARRSPDVGTILLTGNGPSPKDGGWAFCSGGDQRIRGRSGYQYATSHDTDVVAAGADSVDEARVKAEGGRLHILEVQRLIRTMPKVVIAVVNGWAAGGGHSLHVVCDLTLASAEHARFKQTDADVGSFDAGYGSAYLAKQVGQKFAREIFFLGEAYDAETMHRMGAVNRVAPHAELENTAVEWARKINGKSPTAQRMLKFAFNLTDDGLMGQQVFAGEATRLAYMTDEAVEGRDAFLEKRDPRWDDFPYYY
- a CDS encoding PaaI family thioesterase gives rise to the protein MSEANDRAVETVEEDPHEGGFRPHAAITTERGGPRYGEFSEQVRLLMDNARYACPDDELVDELIEHLTAVNERLATVRIDEWHSPAGTRIDLPSRGNITLPPYEVVEASEDGVVAELVFRDFHLGGNAAAHGGHVAVAFDDIGGYASAVAIQHVSRTAYLNVQYRSITPLNTTLRVRAWAEKIEGRKVFIKGTMHDGDRLCAEMDALFIKLKPGQA
- a CDS encoding low molecular weight protein-tyrosine-phosphatase; its protein translation is MVTGSDRDAASAGLSILFVCTGNICRSPIGERVLTGLADRMRADGTDLAVTSSSAGTGALNGQPIHPHSAAVLAEHGYDASGFESRYLRPPMLMQSDLVLCMSREHRAAAQQMAPARWKRVFTLTEFAFLVETGTPEEDCTLPAIMAGRGRIDPNSALLDIVDPMGRPREDFDLVFGEIEPKVETVARWLAAQRITETTGETR
- a CDS encoding DUF4012 domain-containing protein; the protein is MTRRIAGNRAVQILVLIVVLVAAVVAWLAYSALKVKGDLESVRSDASRARALMLDGDQAGASQAAAAAADSAQAAAGRSHGIVWSAVAAIPGLGSPLKSVQQMSDAVEALSADVLRPAAELAGVLNPDQLRTGNTVNLKLLREAQPGLAEVAGRSTEVADEVASIDPSWLGVVADARTQLAEQVDAAESTLVATDIAARLIPPMLGSEGPRNYFMAFQTPSESRGTGGLVGGFGLLNATGGRVTVPGLGANSEFRDPATPKINLGPEYDAIYSYYKPYTDFRNGNLSAHFPDAAKIWLANWRAQTGQKLDGAIALDPIALKYILEVVGPVTLPGGEKITADNVVPITLSTSYQRFADDNEARKVYLQSISEAVVKKLITSGGSTRDLLEALGRGVHERRIMVYSTTPAEQEVLETTKLGHQISDTDSPYLQVAIGNASGSKLDYYLRREIDYTSGDCSGDTRASTITVTLTNTLDETTGLTDYVAGGLGTELAVDKGTNLANVEFLATKGAVLKEMTLDDAGAFYVEQTLHGRPYYSTRVGIAPGRSATITLKIDEPTAAAGEAEVPVQPLVDDPTVTVDVPACGPRE
- a CDS encoding Rv1355c family protein, which gives rise to MRSVPATAAVLYSESEVPVSLVHDDSIDVTDMTVQTARALDEILPAGDPALRAENPRFAYFPWRKSLVKIPGPLSFRRLRLDRNRHKLTAADLDAAAKLRIGVIGLSVGHAIALTLTLEGLAGELRLADFDDLELTNMNRIPATLLDIDVNKAVVASRRISEIDPYLTTSVFSDGITSENIDAFLAGLDLVVEECDSFDVKVLVRHRCRELGIPVLMETSDGGTLDVERFDLEPERPLFHGLAGDLDMEDLVGLDRAHLTPLAVKVLEPARVTAPMAASAIELGHTVTAWPQLAGDVLLGGATVAAAVRRLVQGRPLPSGRVRFDRDTWLDGLTDPLDRALDNVGAAAGSADRELPVEEMSDLELITHAASRAPSAGNQQPWQITADEDSVTITLDRSRTSTLDVEHRASAVAVGAALHNARVAAASRGVLDDIDVVADDRTILGRVRLKGLGAGVHAPEYERELRTLLARGTRRGPGNGSPLGDDDLTRLADVADTEITRLVPLADRARITTFASIADRSDRVRFLTPELHREMFAELTADPAEGAGIDIASLDLPPAMAGMLDVLRRADVMSLLDEWGGGAALGADAAARVVSASGILLLVQRGRTPADYLRAGLVVEQLWAVAEQLGYAVHPMTPAFLYALDETTARTLSGNHGDVLAGLRREMDELCPVDDNEAVTIALRVSRSASPTVRSRRLPG